In Acidianus brierleyi, one genomic interval encodes:
- a CDS encoding DUF499 domain-containing protein yields MSNLIYENKVREDVFNRSLDDQVAPELSDVIVKNAPSIYLDSREFFSSTYITDSMKSLVREITNALTQGKGLSMTLYSLFGGGKTHTVLLLFHAFNNPTVAREFGLEVPENIKVIGIGGKDSRTAPSPEDPIEEDGIKIKTLWGYIAKRLGKYDIVRKYDEDLMSPTKDKLEELFKGERVLILVDEIAAYLVRLKGLSGGNYYNQCLIFFEYLASLGSNLPVVLLVTIPAKIEEKNKEDITMYFEKGYEDVIEALSKKIERGGKIFRAPIETSIDLANVLIKRIFREINEDVKKRVVEEYQKYVDQFKDYLDVTTAREVVNTYPFHPLYVNFLKNLLEGNTHLQGSREAIKITRYVIRNLWENKPTRSLILPSDISIKDSQIRTILLKDFKSYDVVADTIIQRSKGLDVIFLLANYIFISTYYYQLGLDPGQLISALPDSKEIITSLLDSEYLSSSRKLPGDIKESLDNITSNSKNVDMIIPYLITDKGKYWVTWFLDPKTICEKDASKVSEFDADTKLDSMMLSLAEIPLDVIQKKGKKAISGMLLKLYRSVIRNTDEPIDIDEPSYYLVIISRPICEDCKTSDGALKKAEEITRKLIYYTSSGKSEKPRRYANTLTLLFPLIGNNRDKMRDYVKRYISCSNIDVTPYYRDQVSKDYAQKILNDYVISLESAIYNQIFQYFDRVAYPTGNNDVRIVELKSSGKTLLQQAEDTLLDEDKIVREDNFDFETLKAYLEATNVTIVDRMSSIKDIKEMFYANPSLPFITETTFYNAIRNGVEKLEIGIMNGGKVYYKKYEGSGEIIVNDSSIILPAKDAAEKEIDNLISQEKIIESENKIIKRYYILELPGGIKIPLRELRNDVDWLEKFKSGEIKLVEDTVEAGIDLSAEPSEIEGTQGETKEVKIIVKKIGKFDSKVSLSSSLGDLNVKEEYPDFQSTLKITVNQDSIVNITAKYDDKEKRISIPIRILQNECEKFVDQISLDSHISEINIINTEDLKNTLSKINFSIIGKKLLEGEVNIEDSSKKISLIMKPMGSNINDFISFLTPQLSLVGLKPKITGSLVIRVVEFKEINKDGIKNINELINKNFIKVKVKVC; encoded by the coding sequence ATGAGTAATCTGATTTACGAGAATAAGGTTAGGGAAGACGTATTTAATAGAAGTTTGGACGATCAAGTAGCTCCAGAGCTCAGCGACGTAATAGTTAAAAACGCACCATCAATTTATCTTGATTCCAGAGAATTCTTCTCTTCGACGTACATTACCGATTCGATGAAAAGTTTAGTTAGGGAAATAACGAATGCTTTGACTCAAGGTAAAGGCCTAAGTATGACGTTATATTCTTTATTCGGAGGTGGTAAAACTCATACTGTACTTTTACTATTTCATGCTTTTAATAATCCTACGGTAGCAAGGGAATTCGGTCTTGAAGTCCCTGAAAATATTAAGGTAATAGGTATTGGAGGTAAGGATAGTAGAACTGCACCTTCCCCAGAAGATCCAATAGAGGAAGACGGAATTAAGATAAAAACTTTGTGGGGATACATTGCCAAAAGATTAGGAAAATACGATATCGTAAGGAAATACGACGAAGATCTCATGTCACCGACGAAAGATAAACTAGAGGAATTATTTAAGGGAGAAAGAGTACTAATTCTAGTAGATGAGATAGCTGCTTATTTAGTAAGATTAAAGGGGTTAAGTGGTGGAAATTATTATAATCAATGTCTGATCTTCTTTGAGTATTTAGCCTCTTTGGGATCTAACTTGCCTGTAGTATTATTAGTTACAATTCCTGCAAAAATAGAGGAGAAAAATAAAGAAGATATTACAATGTATTTTGAAAAGGGATATGAAGACGTCATAGAGGCCTTATCTAAGAAGATAGAAAGAGGAGGAAAGATATTCAGAGCACCGATAGAAACTTCGATAGATTTGGCAAATGTACTAATAAAGAGAATATTTAGAGAAATAAACGAAGATGTGAAAAAGAGAGTCGTCGAGGAGTATCAGAAGTATGTTGATCAATTTAAAGATTACCTAGACGTTACTACGGCTCGGGAAGTTGTAAATACTTATCCTTTTCATCCGCTTTACGTGAATTTTTTGAAGAATTTATTGGAAGGGAATACTCACCTTCAAGGTTCTCGTGAAGCTATAAAAATTACTAGATATGTAATAAGGAATCTTTGGGAAAATAAGCCTACAAGAAGCTTAATTTTACCATCGGATATAAGTATAAAAGATTCTCAGATACGGACAATACTATTAAAGGACTTTAAGAGCTACGACGTAGTTGCAGATACTATTATTCAAAGATCTAAAGGTTTAGATGTCATATTTTTATTAGCTAATTATATTTTTATTTCTACGTACTATTATCAATTAGGTTTAGATCCAGGTCAATTAATTTCTGCCTTACCAGATAGTAAGGAGATTATTACTTCTTTACTAGATTCAGAGTATCTAAGTTCTTCTAGAAAACTCCCTGGAGATATAAAAGAATCTTTAGATAATATAACTAGTAATTCAAAGAACGTCGACATGATTATACCTTATCTTATAACAGATAAAGGAAAATATTGGGTTACGTGGTTTTTGGATCCAAAAACAATATGTGAAAAAGACGCTAGTAAAGTGTCAGAATTTGATGCTGACACAAAACTTGATTCTATGATGCTCAGTTTGGCTGAAATTCCCCTTGATGTTATTCAAAAGAAAGGTAAAAAGGCTATTAGCGGTATGTTGTTGAAATTATACAGAAGTGTAATAAGGAATACAGATGAACCAATTGATATAGACGAACCCTCATATTATCTTGTAATAATTAGCAGGCCAATATGTGAAGATTGTAAAACTTCTGACGGCGCATTGAAAAAAGCCGAGGAAATAACTAGAAAATTGATATATTATACTTCTTCTGGTAAATCTGAAAAACCAAGAAGGTATGCTAATACTCTTACTTTGCTATTTCCATTGATTGGTAACAATAGAGATAAAATGCGTGATTATGTGAAGAGATATATTTCTTGTTCCAATATTGACGTTACTCCCTATTATAGGGATCAAGTTAGTAAAGACTATGCTCAAAAGATTTTGAACGATTATGTAATTAGTTTAGAGAGCGCGATATACAACCAGATATTCCAGTATTTCGATAGGGTAGCTTATCCTACTGGAAATAACGATGTTAGAATAGTTGAGTTAAAGAGTAGTGGTAAAACTCTTTTACAACAAGCCGAGGATACGTTATTGGATGAAGATAAGATAGTGCGTGAAGATAATTTTGACTTTGAGACTTTGAAGGCTTACTTGGAGGCGACAAATGTTACAATAGTCGATAGGATGTCGTCTATAAAGGATATAAAGGAGATGTTTTACGCTAATCCGTCATTACCATTTATAACCGAAACAACATTTTACAATGCTATACGCAATGGCGTCGAAAAACTGGAAATTGGAATTATGAATGGAGGTAAAGTGTATTATAAGAAGTACGAAGGTTCTGGGGAAATTATTGTAAATGATTCTTCAATAATTTTACCTGCAAAGGACGCTGCTGAAAAGGAAATTGATAATTTAATATCTCAAGAGAAAATTATCGAGAGCGAGAATAAAATTATAAAAAGGTATTATATTTTAGAGCTTCCAGGCGGTATAAAGATACCTTTACGTGAGCTTAGGAATGATGTGGATTGGCTAGAGAAATTTAAATCTGGAGAGATTAAGCTAGTTGAAGATACTGTAGAAGCTGGGATAGATCTTAGCGCCGAACCTAGCGAGATAGAAGGTACACAGGGCGAGACTAAAGAAGTTAAAATAATTGTAAAGAAAATAGGTAAATTTGATTCTAAGGTATCTTTATCATCAAGTTTAGGAGATCTTAATGTAAAAGAGGAATATCCAGATTTTCAATCTACTCTTAAGATTACTGTAAATCAGGATTCTATAGTTAATATAACTGCTAAGTATGATGATAAGGAGAAAAGAATTAGTATACCTATAAGAATATTACAAAATGAGTGTGAAAAATTTGTTGATCAAATATCTTTAGATTCTCATATATCTGAGATTAATATAATAAATACGGAAGATCTGAAAAACACACTTAGTAAAATTAACTTCTCTATAATTGGTAAAAAATTATTAGAGGGTGAAGTTAACATAGAAGATTCCAGCAAGAAAATTAGTTTGATAATGAAGCCTATGGGATCAAATATTAACGATTTCATTAGCTTCCTAACTCCTCAGCTAAGCCTGGTAGGTCTAAAGCCTAAAATTACGGGTTCTCTAGTAATAAGGGTTGTTGAGTTTAAGGAAATAAATAAAGACGGAATAAAGAATATTAACGAACTTATTAATAAAAACTTTATAAAAGTAAAGGTTAAGGTGTGCTAA
- a CDS encoding DUF1156 domain-containing protein, whose product MAINNGRRLIESDSFATLIPEIDKQAAREKGPGRPTYWEMIFWWTRKPLISARAFTAAALLPEDFPLDEFKRMIRLQNNGPKTEIPHKLQPITNGRFKGFTLLDPFAGFGSIPLEAKRLGIGKVIASELLPTAYVFLKAVLEYPKYGKKLIDDVKKYGDELLKSLENYVKELYEDNGFVGTWEVKCPHCGNYTPLINQWWLMAMKGNEGENEEGVKSGKFKRIVFMKPEINRGNLRINVVDLNKELNRQSITAKVSKNKIIVDGKDYDVPEGNVSAKSSNARCLYCNNVFPGKGDKWYIKEAIKEWNKNYERFLNGEINLEDLRNSKARPKLLIKFNGESKDITFEEITEEDEKKFWESFARLREIDISKIPTENVASYGVLRFTAWGIDKFFKLFDARQLVIFSRIIDELNEFKEKIGGDEKYKEAIITYLTIAFLNHIRHNCFLTLVEPSRKFIAHALSFRRFAFTWNWVEMSPLANIIGSLSRSLEHVEEGLEYLILTNSNSQVEILNSDVNELNLSDKIDLIVTDPPYADDVPYPEVSDFYYVWLKRVFPFSYNTQWEELVPKDIGVDEERTKTFDNSVGTYDYFRDRLAKAFNKLSESLNDDGLLITFYNHTSPDAWISLLYASWYSSKFRITTTYTVTTEDETRITARNTTISLDKSMAIVWRKRAEGQKLVQEVRKEAISTVSDWISTMLTKGKLKLSLDTYIEILGKVISVFTKYEKLVGLGDEGVNAVSDLITKYIFPTTTQSIIEGLSKGAGVSISNPNSTYYVLVKLLIPTPKRGVRKLDRNSLTYLNISGNIDVKSLQDNGIISLDKDSIALIEPDQAAKDQLSLISALEQLPDVRKAIQGDYNFSNPVEAFHYLEYISLKNPDKIKEEVDKLKERTRFVDEALAIARILTKVLDDSDVEKEPSKRLSGEKTNIEKWVQ is encoded by the coding sequence ATGGCAATAAATAATGGGAGACGGTTAATCGAAAGTGATTCTTTCGCAACTTTAATTCCTGAAATAGATAAACAAGCAGCTAGAGAGAAAGGTCCTGGAAGACCAACTTATTGGGAAATGATTTTTTGGTGGACTAGAAAACCTCTTATTTCAGCCAGAGCTTTCACAGCTGCTGCACTGTTACCTGAAGATTTTCCATTAGACGAATTTAAAAGAATGATTAGACTTCAAAATAACGGTCCAAAGACTGAAATTCCTCATAAACTTCAGCCTATAACTAACGGTAGATTTAAGGGCTTTACGCTTTTAGATCCTTTTGCAGGTTTCGGTTCAATTCCGTTAGAGGCTAAAAGATTAGGAATAGGTAAAGTTATTGCATCAGAACTTTTACCTACTGCCTACGTATTTCTAAAGGCAGTATTGGAATATCCTAAATATGGAAAGAAACTTATAGACGACGTTAAAAAATATGGGGATGAACTCCTTAAGAGCTTAGAAAACTATGTAAAAGAATTGTATGAAGACAATGGGTTTGTGGGGACATGGGAAGTTAAATGCCCCCATTGCGGTAATTACACTCCTTTGATTAACCAGTGGTGGCTAATGGCTATGAAAGGTAATGAAGGAGAAAACGAAGAAGGAGTTAAGTCTGGAAAGTTTAAGAGAATAGTTTTTATGAAGCCAGAAATTAATAGAGGTAACCTTAGGATAAATGTTGTAGACCTAAATAAAGAGTTAAATAGACAAAGTATAACAGCGAAGGTAAGTAAGAATAAAATTATAGTAGATGGAAAAGATTATGACGTACCCGAGGGGAACGTTAGTGCTAAAAGTAGTAATGCCAGATGTTTGTACTGTAATAATGTATTCCCCGGTAAAGGTGATAAATGGTACATAAAAGAAGCAATAAAAGAGTGGAATAAGAATTATGAAAGATTTTTAAATGGAGAAATAAACCTAGAAGACTTACGTAATTCTAAAGCTAGACCTAAACTTCTCATAAAATTTAATGGAGAATCGAAAGACATAACTTTTGAAGAGATTACAGAAGAAGATGAGAAAAAATTCTGGGAATCATTTGCTAGATTAAGGGAAATTGATATAAGCAAAATACCTACAGAGAATGTTGCTTCATACGGTGTTCTCAGATTTACTGCATGGGGTATAGATAAATTCTTTAAATTATTCGATGCTAGGCAGCTAGTGATTTTTAGTAGAATTATTGACGAATTAAACGAATTTAAAGAAAAGATTGGAGGAGATGAGAAATATAAAGAAGCTATAATAACATATTTAACTATAGCATTCTTAAATCATATAAGACATAATTGCTTCTTAACATTAGTTGAACCTAGCAGAAAATTTATTGCTCATGCATTGTCATTTAGAAGATTTGCGTTTACATGGAACTGGGTTGAAATGTCTCCTTTAGCTAACATTATAGGTTCCTTATCTAGAAGTTTGGAACATGTAGAAGAAGGATTAGAATATTTGATACTAACTAATTCTAATTCACAAGTCGAAATTCTTAATTCTGATGTAAATGAATTAAATTTAAGCGATAAAATAGACCTTATAGTTACAGATCCGCCTTATGCAGACGATGTCCCTTACCCTGAAGTAAGTGATTTCTATTATGTATGGTTAAAAAGAGTTTTTCCATTTTCTTATAATACACAATGGGAAGAACTAGTACCAAAAGATATAGGAGTTGACGAAGAGAGAACTAAGACGTTCGATAATAGTGTTGGTACTTATGATTATTTTAGAGATAGACTAGCCAAAGCATTTAACAAGCTTAGCGAATCTTTAAACGATGATGGATTACTCATAACATTCTATAATCATACTTCTCCAGACGCGTGGATTTCTCTACTTTACGCTAGTTGGTATTCTTCAAAGTTTAGAATAACCACTACATATACGGTAACTACGGAAGACGAAACGCGAATAACGGCTCGTAATACTACAATTTCGTTAGATAAGTCGATGGCTATAGTATGGAGGAAAAGAGCAGAGGGACAGAAACTAGTTCAAGAAGTCAGGAAAGAGGCAATTTCAACTGTCTCAGATTGGATATCAACCATGTTAACTAAGGGAAAGCTTAAGCTTTCCTTAGATACTTACATAGAAATTTTAGGAAAAGTTATTAGTGTATTTACAAAATACGAGAAATTAGTAGGATTGGGAGATGAAGGAGTTAATGCTGTAAGTGATCTTATTACTAAGTATATATTTCCTACTACTACGCAGTCAATAATTGAAGGACTATCTAAAGGTGCAGGTGTGTCAATTTCTAATCCTAATTCAACGTACTACGTTTTAGTAAAACTCTTAATTCCGACTCCAAAAAGAGGAGTGAGAAAATTAGATAGAAATTCTCTAACTTACTTGAATATTTCTGGAAATATAGACGTTAAAAGTCTACAAGATAATGGGATTATCAGTTTAGATAAAGATTCTATAGCACTTATTGAGCCAGATCAAGCTGCTAAGGATCAACTTAGTCTCATTTCGGCATTAGAGCAACTTCCAGACGTAAGAAAGGCTATTCAAGGCGACTATAACTTCTCTAACCCAGTTGAAGCATTTCATTATCTCGAATACATCTCATTAAAGAACCCGGATAAGATAAAGGAAGAGGTGGACAAGCTTAAGGAAAGGACACGTTTCGTAGATGAGGCTTTAGCTATTGCTAGAATCTTGACAAAAGTATTAGACGATTCTGATGTAGAAAAGGAACCTTCTAAGCGTTTATCTGGAGAAAAAACAAATATAGAAAAGTGGGTTCAATGA
- a CDS encoding DNA/RNA helicase domain-containing protein: MLPVILKAATDEAYNNLVNEYVETYNEKPSIKQENAWKKLLDLLQELNVPHPIILEYPIFTERADIIFADKDKAVVVEAKGWRSVKKLGDNVVEADGELHLDPCYQLNNYVYKLNFFHSSNLKFKGLLFLYNTRDYSSEECKTLRTIEELRNELKNLPSGDLNDARKIVDSKLMLKHTFIELVKKVKEKRLKDVSKVLLSTGYGLTEEQMRVLKDVLDSLDKGERKNFIIQGESGSGKSLLAITLYLEALSRGYFAILAYKNNRLISAVRQALGSELSSLVMFYSTGRNIGIGEKGFDEWFSKHIKSKESKTDIDLIVFDEAQRMTDNVIRNSPKGKINVYFYDDSQVLIGNEAGTRENLLKYLQNVSEYKLSSPFREPKQYLEFVRKILQGEKAKSGDFDFKIFDNITDMFNELKNEKNHGMKTALICSFTESEGDNNNKTSWESIKNIRIGYPLQSGFDLYKGMKYEGNEIKVKWLMDEKTEYPRYWKGELDSLKYCSSVYGSQGFEADYVGVVWGRDLIWHNGEWIVNSGPITDYVGGSSSLKKLANNPKKRDKALLLLKNRYYIMLTRGIRGVYVFFEDKGTAKAVKGLVQ, from the coding sequence GTGCTCCCAGTAATACTCAAAGCGGCAACAGACGAAGCCTACAATAATTTAGTGAATGAATATGTTGAAACTTACAACGAGAAGCCTTCTATCAAGCAAGAAAATGCGTGGAAGAAACTATTGGATCTCTTACAGGAATTGAACGTTCCTCATCCAATTATCCTAGAATACCCTATTTTCACAGAAAGAGCAGACATTATTTTTGCAGATAAAGATAAGGCTGTAGTAGTTGAGGCAAAGGGCTGGAGATCAGTAAAGAAATTAGGAGATAACGTAGTAGAGGCAGACGGAGAACTTCACTTGGATCCTTGTTACCAACTCAATAATTATGTATATAAGTTAAACTTTTTCCATTCTTCTAATCTAAAGTTTAAAGGCCTGCTTTTCCTTTACAATACTAGGGATTATTCGTCTGAAGAATGTAAAACGCTTAGAACTATAGAAGAACTAAGGAATGAGCTCAAAAATTTACCTTCTGGCGATCTGAACGACGCAAGAAAAATTGTAGATAGTAAGCTAATGCTTAAACACACTTTCATAGAACTTGTTAAAAAAGTAAAAGAAAAACGATTAAAAGACGTAAGCAAAGTTCTTTTATCTACTGGCTACGGCTTAACGGAAGAACAAATGCGAGTTTTAAAAGACGTTTTAGACTCTCTGGATAAGGGCGAAAGGAAAAACTTTATCATACAAGGTGAAAGCGGTTCTGGGAAAAGTTTGCTCGCAATTACCTTATATTTGGAGGCTTTAAGCCGAGGTTATTTCGCAATCTTAGCCTATAAAAATAACAGACTTATAAGTGCTGTAAGACAAGCTTTGGGTAGCGAACTTTCCTCATTAGTAATGTTTTACTCCACTGGACGTAATATAGGAATAGGAGAAAAAGGGTTTGATGAATGGTTCTCTAAACATATTAAGAGTAAAGAGAGTAAGACTGATATAGACTTAATAGTCTTTGACGAAGCTCAAAGAATGACCGACAATGTAATTAGAAATTCTCCTAAAGGAAAGATAAACGTATATTTTTATGATGATTCTCAAGTTCTTATAGGTAATGAGGCCGGAACTAGGGAAAACTTACTCAAGTATTTGCAAAACGTAAGTGAGTATAAATTATCTTCACCATTTCGTGAGCCTAAACAATATTTGGAATTTGTAAGAAAGATATTACAAGGAGAAAAAGCTAAGTCTGGTGATTTTGACTTTAAGATATTTGATAACATTACTGATATGTTCAATGAGTTAAAGAACGAGAAAAATCATGGAATGAAAACTGCTCTTATATGTTCCTTCACAGAATCTGAGGGTGATAATAACAACAAAACTAGTTGGGAAAGTATAAAGAATATAAGGATAGGTTATCCTTTGCAATCGGGCTTTGACTTATATAAGGGAATGAAATATGAAGGTAATGAAATAAAGGTAAAATGGTTAATGGATGAGAAAACCGAATATCCTAGATATTGGAAAGGAGAACTAGATTCTCTAAAATATTGTTCTTCAGTTTACGGTTCACAAGGTTTTGAGGCGGATTATGTAGGAGTAGTATGGGGAAGAGATTTAATATGGCATAATGGAGAGTGGATTGTTAATTCTGGACCTATAACCGATTACGTGGGAGGGTCGTCTTCACTAAAGAAGTTAGCTAATAATCCTAAGAAAAGAGATAAAGCTCTATTGCTACTTAAGAATAGATATTATATTATGCTGACTAGGGGTATAAGAGGGGTATATGTATTTTTTGAAGATAAAGGAACAGCTAAAGCTGTAAAGGGTTTAGTTCAATAA
- a CDS encoding DNA adenine methylase codes for MLMRYWGRKPLELIDKIMNNVHGTVIDPFGGGGTIVFSALRHDNKAIYLDINPYAWLVTFVNVVSIDPKEFEEKSKEVLENVYLESVFSLHNDYLYYPNGKFFWKRRNADRITEFFSRENFMKLFSILKSIDKVESETEVKIALYAAFCSSLFTSSRMKRRNSGSWGVPSYWVPKEHEEVNAEDAFKMSVKRFSSYFRRNKGYELNVDVKLLIGNALAFNYPDQSIVFTDPPYFDEIQYMELSFFYWAWLRESNFKKVIREVLGYEPEFRISDEIIVNPNRGVTFDKYMETLKAFIIKVSKVNSKYLLFHYDNDKLREKVIKIVKENWTRIKVDDFEIVKQRKIGPRGGKKYLLVSSP; via the coding sequence ATGTTAATGAGATATTGGGGTAGAAAACCGTTAGAGCTCATTGATAAAATAATGAATAATGTTCACGGTACCGTTATTGATCCATTTGGGGGTGGTGGTACAATAGTATTTTCAGCCTTAAGACATGATAATAAGGCTATATATTTAGATATTAATCCTTATGCGTGGTTAGTAACTTTTGTTAACGTAGTAAGTATTGATCCGAAAGAGTTTGAGGAGAAAAGTAAAGAAGTTTTGGAAAACGTTTATTTAGAATCTGTATTTTCTCTTCATAATGATTATCTTTATTATCCTAATGGTAAATTTTTTTGGAAAAGAAGAAATGCTGATAGGATTACAGAGTTTTTTTCTAGAGAAAATTTCATGAAGCTATTTTCTATTTTAAAGAGTATTGACAAAGTTGAGAGTGAAACTGAGGTAAAAATAGCACTTTATGCTGCATTTTGTTCTTCTCTTTTCACGTCTTCAAGAATGAAAAGAAGAAACTCTGGTAGCTGGGGAGTACCTTCTTATTGGGTTCCAAAAGAACATGAAGAAGTGAATGCGGAAGATGCTTTTAAAATGTCTGTTAAACGTTTTTCGTCTTATTTTAGGAGAAATAAAGGTTATGAATTAAACGTAGATGTTAAACTTTTAATAGGTAACGCATTAGCTTTTAATTACCCTGATCAGTCAATAGTTTTCACTGATCCACCGTATTTTGATGAAATACAATATATGGAATTATCCTTTTTCTATTGGGCCTGGTTAAGGGAAAGTAATTTCAAAAAAGTAATTCGAGAAGTTTTAGGCTATGAACCCGAATTTAGAATTAGTGATGAGATAATTGTTAATCCTAATAGAGGAGTTACGTTTGACAAATATATGGAAACGCTAAAGGCGTTCATCATAAAGGTTTCTAAAGTAAACTCTAAGTATCTTCTCTTTCATTATGATAATGACAAGCTAAGAGAAAAGGTTATTAAAATAGTCAAGGAAAATTGGACAAGGATAAAGGTTGATGATTTTGAAATAGTAAAACAAAGGAAAATTGGACCTAGAGGAGGTAAAAAATATTTGTTAGTTTCAAGTCCTTAA
- a CDS encoding phospholipase D-like domain-containing protein: protein MMSEFSGTQRSGIQSLYTFTPFKQLFGRRKYAIILVPITYLNSTPRNLNWNNGIVDSYTPFFYGRESFKVILPSTINATLFNENNNTSIKYEDMNLKNRNKISKTDVISIFPKLMNFNYDSLIHGYYCKYGFILLNDKHQCPLMNKCEVFEGKNACKYYDGPVSYERLYTVVPHIVRFAEEEGEIGKKGKIISLITVKIDNVERIIGKIEFSDMIKLHAFADASIFYSKYADLMYKDFLWVSYKEGIGFRLRKLNGIIIKFSICTLQDYIKYLLDNNSKLRAWLCVKKKIYFGSKKRLNVNLNNSNAGFNAMKRFEKEFDDLRKGNQQKNDCDNEDLVEFGSFVLLHTLAHIIISKIIIPITPSSSILNDITYFITHPILRNLMGNNKLANLSAVYIIESVYGGLGYIRAIANMIGKRDTNLLNLISDILTLDFPNHEKRFNSSLNNMKNTIYNFNGKIDKSILDILYDVYNEWSSQYQYTHPLHLAVRNYVGKVKRKEINKDSNIRQTFKDVVSSLPLCWDGCNSCVGMDKGCMFGPYDQPFLVSRELVSEFLSTYKDWMGEANFIITKGLYNVFIDLIRLAQKNIKIVSPWIGKDIIDDLTNIKAYRDLDITIVTLDDDKNKDAIQLAENNQIKVIKLKADSQGIVHTKMLIIDDSITMHGSANFTINGLQKNVESEEVSIDENTVKKLLDQFSEIIDKSNST from the coding sequence ATGATGAGTGAATTTTCTGGAACTCAAAGAAGTGGAATTCAGTCACTTTATACATTTACGCCATTTAAACAATTATTCGGTAGGAGAAAATATGCAATAATTTTAGTACCTATAACATATTTAAATTCAACACCTAGAAATCTAAATTGGAATAACGGCATAGTAGATAGTTACACGCCTTTTTTCTATGGCAGAGAAAGCTTTAAGGTTATATTACCTTCAACAATTAATGCAACATTATTCAACGAGAACAATAATACCAGCATAAAATACGAGGATATGAATTTGAAAAATAGAAACAAAATTTCTAAGACTGACGTTATATCAATATTTCCTAAATTAATGAATTTTAACTATGATTCTCTGATTCATGGATATTATTGTAAATATGGCTTCATACTCCTTAATGATAAACACCAATGTCCATTAATGAACAAATGTGAGGTATTCGAAGGAAAAAATGCTTGTAAATATTATGATGGACCAGTTTCTTACGAGAGATTATACACTGTTGTTCCACATATCGTAAGATTCGCAGAAGAAGAAGGAGAAATAGGGAAAAAAGGAAAAATAATTTCTTTAATTACCGTTAAAATTGATAACGTTGAGAGAATAATAGGAAAGATAGAGTTTAGCGATATGATAAAATTACATGCTTTTGCCGATGCTTCAATCTTTTACTCAAAGTATGCTGACCTTATGTATAAAGATTTTCTATGGGTAAGCTATAAAGAAGGAATAGGCTTTAGACTTAGAAAATTAAATGGAATAATAATTAAATTCAGTATATGTACTTTACAGGATTATATAAAATATTTACTTGATAATAATTCTAAACTAAGAGCATGGCTTTGCGTTAAAAAGAAAATATACTTCGGTTCTAAAAAAAGGCTTAACGTCAATCTAAATAATAGTAATGCAGGGTTTAATGCCATGAAAAGATTTGAAAAAGAATTTGACGATTTACGTAAAGGAAATCAGCAAAAAAATGATTGTGACAATGAAGATCTCGTGGAATTTGGTAGCTTTGTATTATTACATACTTTGGCTCACATAATCATTAGCAAGATAATAATACCTATTACCCCATCATCTTCTATACTTAATGACATAACATATTTTATAACTCATCCTATTTTGCGTAACTTAATGGGCAATAATAAGCTCGCAAATTTATCAGCAGTATATATTATTGAAAGTGTTTATGGAGGACTAGGATACATTAGGGCTATAGCTAATATGATAGGAAAAAGAGATACAAACTTACTAAATCTTATAAGTGACATATTAACCTTAGACTTTCCAAATCATGAAAAAAGATTCAACAGTTCCTTAAATAACATGAAGAATACCATTTATAATTTCAATGGTAAAATAGATAAAAGTATATTAGATATACTTTATGACGTCTATAATGAATGGAGTTCGCAATATCAATATACTCATCCTTTACACTTAGCTGTAAGAAATTATGTAGGAAAGGTTAAAAGAAAGGAAATTAATAAAGATTCCAATATTAGGCAAACGTTTAAAGACGTAGTATCATCTTTACCGCTATGTTGGGATGGCTGCAATTCTTGTGTAGGTATGGATAAAGGCTGTATGTTTGGTCCTTACGATCAGCCGTTTCTTGTAAGTAGAGAGTTAGTAAGTGAATTCTTGAGCACATATAAGGATTGGATGGGAGAAGCAAACTTCATAATTACTAAAGGCTTATATAACGTATTTATTGATTTAATAAGACTGGCTCAAAAAAACATCAAGATTGTTTCACCTTGGATAGGAAAAGATATAATAGACGATCTCACTAATATTAAAGCCTACAGAGACCTAGATATTACGATAGTGACATTAGACGACGATAAAAATAAAGACGCAATACAATTGGCAGAAAATAACCAAATTAAGGTAATAAAACTTAAGGCCGATTCTCAAGGAATTGTGCATACAAAGATGTTGATAATAGATGACTCTATAACTATGCACGGTTCGGCAAACTTTACTATCAACGGTTTGCAAAAAAACGTAGAATCTGAAGAAGTAAGTATAGACGAGAATACTGTCAAAAAATTATTAGATCAATTCAGTGAAATAATAGATAAAAGCAATTCTACTTAA